One Chryseobacterium indoltheticum DNA segment encodes these proteins:
- a CDS encoding class I SAM-dependent methyltransferase, translating into MKKLTKFLLNKIPRPMLIKMSIWARPLIYQFFKGDKFYDPIDGKSYRKFLPYGYGKQRENALSPGTLSLERHRQMYLYLQNETDFFIKNYKVLHIAPEQEFLRKFKRMSNLNYISADLYSPIVDVKADILDLPFENESFDIIFCNHVLEHIQDDAKAMSELYRVMKPGGWGILQVPMKNSLEKTYEDFTITDPKERQKHFGQYDHVRWYGMDYFDRLQNAGFEVEANFYSQQFSDAEIKKYGLRLNEILPIVLKK; encoded by the coding sequence ATGAAAAAGCTAACTAAGTTTTTACTAAATAAAATCCCTCGTCCGATGCTTATCAAGATGAGCATCTGGGCACGTCCGCTGATTTATCAGTTTTTTAAAGGTGACAAATTTTATGATCCTATTGATGGAAAATCTTATCGTAAATTTTTACCTTACGGATACGGAAAACAGAGAGAAAACGCTTTGTCACCAGGAACTTTAAGTCTCGAAAGACACCGTCAGATGTATCTGTATCTTCAGAATGAAACCGATTTTTTCATTAAAAATTATAAAGTTCTTCATATTGCTCCCGAACAGGAATTTTTGAGGAAATTTAAAAGAATGAGCAATCTCAATTACATTTCTGCCGATTTGTATTCGCCGATTGTAGATGTGAAAGCTGATATTTTAGATTTACCTTTTGAAAATGAAAGTTTCGATATCATCTTCTGTAATCATGTTTTGGAACATATTCAGGATGATGCGAAAGCCATGAGCGAATTATATCGGGTAATGAAACCCGGAGGTTGGGGAATCCTGCAGGTTCCAATGAAAAATTCTTTGGAGAAAACCTACGAAGATTTTACCATAACAGATCCAAAAGAAAGACAAAAACATTTTGGTCAGTACGATCATGTTCGTTGGTACGGGATGGATTATTTCGATCGTTTACAGAATGCAGGCTTTGAAGTGGAAGCTAATTTTTACTCACAGCAGTTTTCTGATGCAGAAATAAAAAAATACGGCTTAAGGCTAAACGAAATTTTACCTATCGTTTTAAAGAAATAA
- a CDS encoding T9SS type A sorting domain-containing protein: protein MRTKLLFLFISCTLFGQNADLFNNNWYISQMIINNQTTVSPIMQVSAGTSLFTNNGGNYNFTSSYYNSAGSTITFNTVTDSFTRQGGGCTLAVYNGTNAAAAQTYDQKNCDFYLNTTSGAIFNYQIVNSGSSKTLIITNPVTGDKIYYNNAFLGTKENAIKKTFKLYPNPSTDFVIIENVEKNLKLKINDLSGKILFETLTSDKTLKIDVSSFATGQYILSIENFKPEIFIKK from the coding sequence ATGAGAACAAAACTACTCTTTCTTTTTATCAGTTGTACCTTATTTGGACAAAATGCTGATCTTTTTAATAACAATTGGTACATTTCACAAATGATTATCAATAATCAAACTACAGTAAGTCCTATCATGCAAGTTTCTGCGGGTACATCTTTGTTTACTAATAATGGAGGTAATTATAATTTTACTTCTTCATATTACAATTCAGCAGGTTCTACGATCACTTTTAATACCGTTACAGACAGCTTTACAAGACAAGGTGGTGGTTGTACATTGGCTGTTTACAATGGTACAAATGCTGCTGCGGCTCAAACTTATGACCAAAAAAATTGTGATTTTTATTTAAATACAACATCAGGAGCAATTTTTAATTATCAGATTGTAAATAGCGGAAGCTCCAAAACACTCATAATAACAAATCCTGTTACTGGAGACAAAATTTATTACAACAATGCATTTTTAGGTACAAAAGAAAATGCTATTAAGAAAACTTTTAAATTATACCCAAATCCTTCTACGGATTTTGTAATTATTGAGAATGTAGAAAAGAACCTAAAATTGAAGATTAATGATCTGTCAGGGAAAATTTTGTTTGAAACATTAACCTCAGATAAAACATTAAAAATAGATGTAAGTAGTTTTGCAACCGGACAATATATTTTGAGTATAGAAAACTTTAAACCAGAAATTTTTATTAAAAAATAA
- a CDS encoding DMT family transporter, translated as MNWIILIIAGLFEVAFASCLGKVKETTGNEMYWWFGGFLVCLTISMLLLIKATETLPIGTAYAVWTGIGAVGTALVGILVFKDPASFWRIFFISTLIGSVIGLKAVSH; from the coding sequence ATGAACTGGATTATTTTAATTATCGCAGGATTATTTGAGGTCGCTTTTGCATCATGCCTCGGAAAAGTAAAAGAAACTACGGGCAACGAAATGTATTGGTGGTTTGGAGGATTTTTGGTTTGTCTCACCATAAGTATGCTCTTACTAATCAAGGCAACAGAAACTTTACCGATCGGAACCGCTTATGCAGTCTGGACCGGAATTGGCGCTGTAGGAACTGCTTTGGTAGGAATTTTAGTGTTTAAAGATCCCGCAAGTTTCTGGAGAATATTTTTCATTTCAACATTAATTGGTTCTGTAATTGGTTTAAAAGCAGTTTCTCATTAA
- a CDS encoding Crp/Fnr family transcriptional regulator has product MNIKEIIDAIYSIPQTSQENLMQHISEVDYPKGFCLMEADKVIPYIYFLKKGIVRAYASTENNDITFWFGTEGEPIVSMKSYVDEKPGYENIELLEDCEFYRLKTEKLKTLYNEDIHIANWGRKFAERELVKTEELIISRQYKTASERYKDLLIEKPYLLQRVQLGHIASYLGIAQVSLSRIRAELK; this is encoded by the coding sequence ATGAATATTAAAGAAATTATTGATGCTATTTATTCAATTCCACAAACTTCACAGGAAAATTTGATGCAACATATTTCTGAAGTTGATTATCCTAAAGGATTCTGCCTGATGGAGGCTGATAAAGTGATTCCTTACATCTATTTTTTAAAAAAAGGAATTGTTCGGGCCTACGCTTCTACCGAAAATAATGATATTACTTTTTGGTTTGGAACGGAAGGCGAACCCATCGTTTCTATGAAAAGTTATGTAGATGAAAAACCGGGTTATGAAAATATAGAACTTCTTGAAGACTGCGAATTTTACAGACTTAAAACTGAGAAACTGAAGACTCTTTATAATGAAGATATTCACATTGCAAATTGGGGACGGAAATTTGCAGAGCGTGAGCTGGTAAAGACAGAGGAATTGATTATTTCCAGGCAATATAAAACTGCATCAGAAAGGTATAAAGATTTGCTGATAGAAAAACCTTATCTCTTACAGCGAGTTCAGCTTGGTCATATTGCTTCTTATTTGGGAATTGCACAGGTGAGTTTAAGCAGAATAAGAGCAGAACTGAAATAA
- the era gene encoding GTPase Era → MHKAGFVNIVGKPNAGKSTLLNQLMGEKLAIVTQKAQTTRHRIFGIYNEEDLQIVFSDTPGVLDPKYGLQEKMMDFVKDSLQDADVFLFIVDVTDKAEQSEFLIDKLNKIPVPVLLLLNKIDQTNQEGLEKIATEWHERIPKAEILPISALNAFNIDIILPKLKSMLPESPAYYDKDMYTDKPERFFVNEAIREKILLNYEKEIPYSVEVVTEMFKEKEGIIFIDSIIYVERDTQKGIIIGHKGEAIKKVGTEARIDLEKFFSKKIHLNLFVKVKKDWRKNDRDLKNFGYR, encoded by the coding sequence ATGCACAAAGCAGGATTTGTAAATATCGTTGGAAAGCCGAATGCCGGAAAATCTACTCTTTTGAATCAATTGATGGGAGAGAAGTTGGCAATTGTAACGCAAAAGGCTCAGACAACACGACATAGAATTTTTGGAATTTATAATGAAGAAGACTTGCAGATTGTATTTTCTGATACTCCCGGAGTTTTAGACCCTAAATATGGTTTGCAGGAGAAAATGATGGATTTTGTAAAAGACTCTTTACAAGATGCTGACGTTTTTCTTTTCATTGTAGATGTTACTGATAAAGCTGAACAATCTGAATTTTTGATTGATAAATTAAATAAAATTCCGGTACCAGTTTTATTGTTATTGAATAAAATTGACCAAACCAATCAAGAAGGTCTGGAAAAAATAGCCACCGAATGGCACGAAAGAATTCCGAAAGCTGAAATTCTTCCTATTTCTGCCTTGAATGCTTTTAACATAGATATTATTTTACCGAAATTAAAATCAATGTTACCCGAAAGTCCGGCGTATTATGATAAAGACATGTACACCGACAAACCGGAACGTTTCTTTGTAAACGAGGCCATCAGAGAGAAAATTCTTTTAAATTATGAAAAAGAAATTCCCTATTCCGTAGAGGTTGTTACCGAGATGTTTAAAGAAAAAGAAGGCATTATTTTCATCGATTCTATTATTTATGTAGAAAGAGATACCCAGAAGGGGATTATCATCGGTCATAAAGGAGAAGCCATTAAAAAAGTAGGAACCGAAGCAAGAATTGATCTGGAGAAATTTTTCTCTAAAAAAATTCACTTAAACCTTTTTGTGAAAGTGAAAAAAGATTGGAGAAAAAACGATCGTGATCTGAAAAATTTTGGATACAGATAG
- a CDS encoding DoxX family protein, with protein sequence MSYLNTKANPVIFDIVLFLVRLFIGFAMISHGFPKLQDLINGVEKPFYDFIGLGSKISLILAVFAEFVCSIFIILGLFTRIAAGFLIFTMAVAAFVVHGADAFDKRELSLLYLSIYLIIISFGAGRFSIDGMIEKRRRANDW encoded by the coding sequence ATGAGCTACTTAAACACAAAGGCGAATCCTGTAATTTTTGATATTGTACTATTCCTTGTAAGATTGTTTATAGGTTTTGCGATGATTTCGCATGGTTTTCCAAAACTTCAGGATTTAATCAACGGGGTTGAAAAGCCTTTTTATGATTTCATAGGTTTAGGTTCGAAAATATCTTTGATATTGGCGGTTTTTGCTGAGTTTGTGTGTTCTATTTTTATTATTCTTGGTTTATTTACAAGAATTGCAGCAGGATTTTTAATCTTTACGATGGCTGTTGCTGCATTTGTAGTTCACGGCGCAGATGCTTTTGATAAAAGAGAATTGAGCTTATTGTATCTTTCAATTTACTTAATCATTATTTCATTTGGAGCCGGAAGATTTTCCATCGATGGGATGATAGAAAAACGCAGAAGAGCCAATGACTGGTAA
- the fsa gene encoding fructose-6-phosphate aldolase, with translation MKFFIDTANLEQIKEAKDLGILDGVTTNPSLMAKEGIKGDEAIKNHYKAICEIVDGDISAEVLSTTYEEMIKEGDELAAIHPNIVVKIPMIKDGIKALKYFSDKGIKTNCTLIFSPGQALLAAKAGATYVSPFLGRLDDITTDGLNLIQEIRLIFDNYMYDTEILAASIRHSMHIIDCAKIGADVITSPLPPILSLLKHPLTDSGLAQFVADSQKLA, from the coding sequence ATGAAATTTTTTATTGACACTGCTAATTTAGAGCAAATTAAAGAAGCTAAAGACCTTGGTATTTTGGATGGTGTAACGACCAACCCGTCATTGATGGCTAAAGAAGGAATTAAAGGTGATGAAGCAATCAAGAATCATTATAAAGCGATCTGCGAGATTGTAGATGGAGATATTTCTGCTGAAGTACTTTCTACAACGTACGAAGAAATGATTAAAGAAGGTGACGAATTGGCTGCAATTCACCCAAATATTGTGGTGAAGATTCCAATGATTAAAGACGGTATTAAGGCCTTGAAATATTTTTCTGATAAAGGAATCAAAACCAACTGTACTTTAATTTTCTCTCCAGGACAGGCACTTTTAGCGGCTAAAGCCGGTGCAACTTACGTTTCTCCGTTTTTGGGAAGATTAGATGATATCACAACGGATGGTTTAAATCTTATTCAGGAAATCAGATTGATTTTTGATAACTATATGTATGACACTGAAATTTTAGCGGCTTCTATCCGTCATTCAATGCATATTATTGACTGTGCAAAAATTGGTGCAGATGTTATCACTTCACCACTTCCTCCAATTTTGAGTTTATTGAAACACCCTTTAACGGACAGCGGTTTGGCTCAGTTTGTTGCAGATTCTCAAAAATTAGCGTAA
- a CDS encoding YdeI/OmpD-associated family protein, with protein sequence MKNQFTAKLNIIGINPFVFVPDEILNEIFETSRKNKSPIPVKGTVNGKEFTQNLMKYLGEWRLYINLTMLKDSPKRIGEILEIFIEFDNSDRTISIHPDLEKAIQENPVASKSFENLIPSRKLELIRYINNLKTEAAKQRNIEKIIRHLKGKTDFFGKKIQ encoded by the coding sequence ATGAAAAACCAGTTCACTGCAAAACTCAACATCATAGGAATCAATCCTTTTGTTTTTGTTCCTGATGAAATTTTAAATGAAATATTTGAAACTTCACGAAAGAATAAAAGTCCGATTCCTGTGAAAGGAACGGTAAATGGTAAAGAATTCACACAAAATTTAATGAAATATTTAGGAGAATGGAGATTATACATCAATTTAACGATGCTAAAAGATTCTCCCAAAAGAATTGGTGAAATACTTGAAATTTTTATAGAATTTGATAATTCGGACCGAACGATTTCAATTCATCCTGATTTAGAAAAAGCAATTCAAGAAAATCCTGTTGCTTCAAAAAGTTTTGAAAACCTTATTCCATCAAGAAAACTGGAGTTGATTCGGTACATCAATAATCTAAAAACAGAAGCAGCAAAACAAAGAAATATCGAAAAAATAATCAGGCATTTAAAAGGAAAAACAGACTTTTTCGGAAAAAAAATCCAATAA
- a CDS encoding tetratricopeptide repeat protein — protein sequence MKTIKINTKQLFVGLLMMGSTGAFVAQTSSKTDTVKVATSTTQVQTNPVIEGLKKQVEANPKDAEALAKLATAYQDATDWQNAIITWKKISVLLPDWAPSYYSQAYSYQSAKDDMNAKLAYEKYIATVKPEEIEASKKNLAYAYYFIAFSEQKDNPAKAKEHIAKSIQYDPSNQEAVKLSQALNS from the coding sequence ATGAAAACGATTAAAATTAATACAAAACAATTATTTGTAGGTCTGCTGATGATGGGAAGTACTGGTGCTTTTGTTGCTCAAACCTCGTCAAAAACTGACACGGTAAAAGTTGCTACTTCTACTACTCAGGTACAGACAAATCCTGTAATTGAAGGTTTAAAAAAACAGGTAGAAGCCAATCCTAAAGATGCAGAAGCATTAGCTAAATTGGCAACTGCGTATCAGGATGCTACAGATTGGCAGAATGCGATTATTACGTGGAAAAAAATATCAGTATTATTACCAGATTGGGCTCCATCGTATTATAGCCAAGCCTATTCTTATCAATCAGCAAAAGATGATATGAATGCTAAACTTGCTTACGAAAAATATATTGCAACCGTAAAACCGGAAGAGATTGAAGCAAGCAAAAAAAATCTGGCATACGCCTATTATTTTATAGCATTTAGCGAACAAAAAGACAACCCAGCCAAAGCAAAAGAACATATTGCCAAATCAATACAGTATGATCCGAGTAATCAGGAAGCTGTAAAATTGAGTCAGGCTCTTAATTCATAA
- the pepE gene encoding dipeptidase PepE, with protein sequence MNVLLASTSTIFGGEYLEYLKEELIELYNGIDEIIFIPFARPGGISHDDYTAKAKSFFETIKIKVKGLHEFDDKTEALHSAKGYFTGGGNTFLLVKTLHEENLMSVLKQNIESGKAYLGCSAGSNIGGQNMKTTNDMPIVYPPSFECMGLVPFNINPHYLDPDPDLKHNGETRETRIKEFLTQNDTKVIGLREGNWIRRIGDKITVEGSELARIFEKGKEPYEIEAGSEL encoded by the coding sequence ATGAATGTCTTATTAGCCTCAACGTCTACAATTTTTGGCGGAGAATATCTTGAATATTTAAAAGAAGAACTTATTGAATTATATAACGGAATTGACGAAATCATCTTCATTCCATTTGCCAGACCGGGCGGAATTTCGCACGATGATTATACCGCAAAAGCAAAATCTTTCTTTGAAACCATTAAAATTAAAGTGAAAGGTCTGCACGAATTTGACGATAAAACTGAAGCTTTACATTCAGCGAAAGGATATTTCACAGGAGGCGGAAACACTTTTTTATTGGTTAAAACTTTACATGAAGAAAATCTGATGTCTGTTTTAAAGCAAAATATCGAAAGCGGAAAAGCTTATTTAGGTTGCAGCGCAGGAAGTAATATTGGCGGACAAAATATGAAAACCACCAACGACATGCCGATTGTTTATCCACCAAGTTTCGAGTGTATGGGATTGGTTCCGTTTAATATCAATCCGCATTATTTAGATCCAGATCCAGATTTAAAACACAACGGAGAAACCAGAGAAACCAGAATTAAAGAATTTTTAACGCAGAATGACACCAAAGTTATAGGACTGCGTGAAGGAAACTGGATCAGAAGAATTGGTGATAAAATTACCGTTGAAGGAAGCGAATTGGCAAGGATTTTTGAAAAAGGAAAAGAGCCATACGAAATTGAAGCCGGAAGCGAACTTTAA
- the dacB gene encoding D-alanyl-D-alanine carboxypeptidase/D-alanyl-D-alanine endopeptidase: MKRTFVILTLSTQIIFAQNISQKLDDATKNLMNSSSAISSNLSFYVADDSGNLVYEFQGNKGLSTASTQKIFTAAAALETLGKNYTYKTTSSYSGTISSGNLNGNLFITSNGDPTLGSWRYEGYKPENFKQKLIEAVKKSGITKISGDLVIDDSYFDHQTIPGGWPWDDLGNYYGAGVWGVNWRENQFDININGNDFKSFSYPLENVKWLNDLKAAGSSDQSLIFTAPHSNIALINGSLPAGKVTTVSGSVPNPPLQLGVEIQKWLKDSGIDFSGKVVTNSQLEIEGKKPLETPKNNIILTYESPSLDKIVYWFLRKSINLYGENLIKTLGKEKKGNSSFKSGIAYLKEFWKAKGINSNMINFADGSGLSPQNYVSAKAEVQALLYAKKQAWFDSYYDGFPTQDNGMKMKSGTMRDTKSFAGYHTSKDGKKYVYSIIINNYQGSGSTELQKILNVLK; this comes from the coding sequence ATGAAAAGAACTTTTGTAATTCTTACACTTTCCACACAAATTATTTTTGCACAGAATATTTCGCAAAAATTAGATGATGCCACAAAAAATCTAATGAATTCTTCTTCGGCGATTTCATCTAATCTATCTTTTTACGTAGCTGATGACAGTGGAAATCTTGTGTATGAATTTCAGGGAAATAAAGGACTTTCAACAGCTTCAACACAAAAAATTTTTACGGCAGCTGCAGCCTTGGAAACTTTAGGCAAAAATTACACGTACAAAACAACATCATCTTATTCAGGAACAATTTCTAGTGGAAATTTAAACGGAAATCTTTTCATCACATCGAATGGCGATCCTACTTTAGGAAGCTGGAGATACGAAGGTTACAAACCTGAAAATTTTAAACAAAAACTGATTGAAGCGGTCAAAAAATCTGGAATTACAAAGATTTCGGGCGATTTAGTGATTGATGATTCTTATTTTGATCATCAAACCATTCCCGGAGGTTGGCCATGGGACGATTTGGGAAATTATTATGGAGCCGGAGTTTGGGGCGTAAATTGGCGTGAAAATCAATTCGATATCAATATCAATGGCAATGATTTTAAAAGTTTTTCTTATCCTTTAGAAAATGTAAAATGGCTGAATGATTTAAAAGCAGCTGGAAGTTCAGATCAAAGTTTAATTTTTACTGCACCACATTCAAATATCGCTTTAATTAATGGAAGTTTACCTGCAGGAAAAGTAACGACAGTTTCCGGTTCTGTTCCAAATCCGCCATTGCAATTGGGTGTGGAAATTCAGAAATGGCTGAAAGACTCAGGAATTGACTTCTCAGGAAAAGTGGTAACCAATTCTCAATTGGAAATAGAAGGTAAAAAACCTTTAGAAACTCCAAAAAACAATATCATTCTTACTTACGAATCGCCATCTTTAGATAAAATCGTGTATTGGTTTTTAAGAAAAAGTATAAACCTGTATGGTGAAAATTTAATTAAAACTCTAGGGAAAGAGAAAAAAGGAAATTCAAGTTTCAAAAGCGGAATTGCTTATTTAAAAGAATTTTGGAAAGCAAAAGGCATCAATTCAAATATGATCAATTTTGCTGACGGAAGCGGACTTTCACCACAAAATTATGTCTCAGCAAAAGCGGAAGTTCAGGCATTGCTTTATGCTAAAAAACAAGCTTGGTTTGATTCTTATTACGACGGATTCCCGACTCAGGATAACGGTATGAAAATGAAAAGCGGAACAATGCGCGACACAAAATCATTTGCTGGCTATCACACGTCTAAAGACGGAAAAAAATATGTATATTCGATTATTATCAACAATTATCAGGGAAGCGGAAGTACAGAGTTACAGAAGATCTTGAACGTTTTAAAATAA
- a CDS encoding sensor histidine kinase, protein MKKRSIFSRFNNWFIFSLMTLVVIAIVISSTLVINYLKKEEVKRVDILVKAIKFQQDMTPSLEVQELLLAIYSSNTTIPVIILDKNDQVIEYKHLSKEAGNNPDEIVALAKKMEKKYPAIEIKVQGGNDQFVYYDNSIMLNNLQYSPFLLGFFVLCYFLFSFWFLRTVKKTDEGYLWAGLAKETAHQIGTPLSSMMGWMEIMKLENPDSDGVHEIEKDIERLRTISERFSKIGSVPELNDTNFNDTIRENYDYLKTRISRKIDFTLLLPTYNILVPHNRILMSWVIENLVKNAVDAMKGEGTLQMSVFERNKNILVEVKDNGSGMTKYQAQNAFKPGYSTKKRGWGLGLSLAKRVVQEYHNGDIKISQTEVGKGTTFRILIRKA, encoded by the coding sequence TTGAAAAAAAGATCCATATTTTCCAGATTCAACAACTGGTTTATTTTCTCTTTAATGACTTTGGTTGTGATTGCTATTGTGATTTCGTCCACTTTGGTGATTAATTATTTAAAGAAAGAAGAAGTAAAAAGAGTTGATATCTTAGTTAAAGCTATAAAATTTCAGCAGGACATGACCCCAAGTTTAGAAGTTCAGGAACTGCTTCTTGCCATTTATAGTTCAAACACCACAATTCCGGTAATTATTTTAGATAAAAATGATCAGGTCATAGAATACAAACATCTATCGAAAGAAGCTGGAAATAATCCGGACGAAATTGTTGCTTTGGCAAAAAAAATGGAGAAAAAATATCCTGCAATTGAAATAAAAGTACAGGGCGGAAATGACCAATTTGTCTATTATGACAACTCAATAATGCTTAATAATCTACAGTATTCACCGTTTTTATTAGGATTTTTTGTATTGTGTTACTTCTTATTTTCATTCTGGTTTTTGAGAACAGTCAAAAAAACAGACGAAGGTTACCTTTGGGCCGGATTAGCGAAAGAAACGGCACATCAAATTGGCACTCCATTATCTTCCATGATGGGCTGGATGGAAATTATGAAGCTTGAAAATCCCGATTCAGACGGTGTACACGAAATAGAAAAAGATATTGAAAGACTGAGAACGATCTCCGAAAGATTTTCAAAAATCGGTTCGGTACCAGAGTTGAACGACACCAATTTTAATGATACCATCCGGGAAAATTATGATTATCTGAAAACAAGAATATCAAGAAAGATTGACTTTACACTTTTGCTTCCTACCTACAATATTTTAGTTCCACACAATAGAATTCTAATGAGTTGGGTAATTGAAAATCTGGTGAAAAATGCAGTTGATGCCATGAAAGGTGAGGGAACTTTACAGATGTCGGTTTTCGAACGCAACAAAAATATTTTGGTTGAAGTAAAAGACAACGGAAGCGGAATGACAAAATACCAGGCGCAAAATGCTTTTAAGCCTGGATATTCTACAAAAAAACGTGGTTGGGGATTAGGTTTAAGCTTAGCCAAAAGAGTAGTGCAGGAGTATCATAATGGAGATATTAAAATTTCTCAAACTGAAGTAGGAAAAGGAACCACTTTTAGAATTCTGATCAGGAAAGCATAA
- a CDS encoding ABC transporter ATP-binding protein: MIKASNIHKSYGSLEVLKGVDIHIKTGEVVSIVGESGAGKSTLLQILGTLDTPSTPKNYNTEIMLNDESFINMTDKQISRFRNQNIGFVFQFHQLLPEFTALENVLLPTKIAGTNEKEALDKAYHLFEDLKIAERIHHKPNQLSGGEAQRVAVARALINSPKIIYADEPTGNLDSKNADDLHRLFFDLRDKYNQTFVIVTHNPQLAEITDRKLVMKDGLIIE, translated from the coding sequence ATGATTAAAGCGAGTAATATCCATAAATCTTATGGAAGTCTGGAAGTATTGAAAGGAGTTGATATTCACATCAAAACCGGAGAAGTTGTTTCTATTGTTGGGGAATCTGGTGCCGGAAAATCTACATTGCTTCAGATTTTAGGAACTTTAGACACACCTTCAACTCCCAAAAATTACAATACCGAAATCATGCTGAATGATGAATCTTTTATTAATATGACCGATAAGCAGATTTCAAGATTCAGAAATCAGAATATTGGTTTTGTTTTTCAGTTTCATCAGTTGCTTCCTGAATTTACGGCTTTAGAAAACGTGCTTTTGCCAACAAAGATTGCAGGAACTAACGAAAAAGAAGCTTTAGATAAAGCTTATCATTTGTTTGAAGATTTAAAAATAGCTGAGAGAATTCATCACAAACCCAATCAATTATCGGGTGGGGAAGCACAGAGAGTTGCCGTTGCAAGAGCTTTAATCAATTCTCCAAAGATTATTTATGCGGATGAGCCGACAGGAAATTTAGACTCGAAAAATGCAGATGATCTACACCGATTATTTTTTGATTTGAGAGATAAATACAATCAGACTTTTGTGATTGTAACGCACAACCCGCAATTGGCCGAGATTACAGATCGTAAATTGGTGATGAAGGACGGATTGATTATTGAGTAA
- a CDS encoding murein L,D-transpeptidase catalytic domain-containing protein, producing MKSLLFAFLFLISCTESKAQESKDILPKEKISELKNYIKNKDYNQNLAVFINFKIHSGKYRYFVYDLKNDKIIQKAIVSHGSGSVIKRSNQLQFSNVEGSYQSSLGKYEIKESYSGKFGKAYRLKGLDSTNSNAMQRAIVLHSFGCVPDLESQNLSCLSLGCPMLSAKAFKETAKHLDQSKKSIILYAFY from the coding sequence ATGAAATCTTTACTATTTGCATTCTTATTTCTGATTTCCTGTACTGAGTCAAAAGCTCAGGAAAGTAAAGATATTTTGCCTAAAGAAAAGATTTCTGAGCTTAAAAATTATATTAAAAATAAAGATTACAATCAAAATCTGGCCGTCTTTATTAACTTTAAAATTCATTCAGGAAAGTACCGGTATTTTGTTTACGATTTGAAAAATGACAAAATAATACAGAAAGCGATTGTTTCTCATGGTTCAGGATCTGTAATAAAGAGATCGAATCAACTTCAATTTTCTAATGTTGAAGGTTCTTATCAATCTTCCTTAGGAAAATATGAGATTAAAGAAAGCTATTCCGGTAAGTTCGGAAAGGCATATCGTTTAAAAGGTTTAGACTCCACCAACAGCAACGCCATGCAGCGCGCTATTGTTTTACATTCTTTTGGTTGTGTTCCGGATCTGGAATCTCAAAATTTATCTTGCTTAAGTTTAGGTTGTCCGATGCTTTCAGCAAAAGCTTTTAAAGAAACCGCAAAACATTTAGACCAATCGAAAAAGAGCATTATTTTGTATGCTTTTTATTAA